CGGCGCAGTGAGCGGGAGCAAAAAGAGCGCGAGGCGCGGGAGCAGCAGCGCCGTGAAGATGACGCCCGCCAACGCAACCGCCAGGAGCAGGAAAAGCGCGAGCAGGAAAAGGCCAAAAAACGTCGCCAGAGTGAACCGGAAGAGGCGACCCCGGAGCCGGAAGGTGACGAGCAGGACAGTCGTGACGAGCGTCGGGACGAACGCCGCCGGCGCGATAAATCCGAGCCGCCCCGGGCCATCTGGAAATAAGCGGCACCATGAACCAGGCGGACAGGCGGGCCCTGCAGGAACTGTTGGCGGCGGAAAAGGTTCGGGTTCAGGAGAATATCATCTCCCTGCGGGCGTCTTCCGGCCCGGTGGCCCCGGATGATGCCATCGGCCGCCTCTCCCGGCTGGATGCCTTGAGCGCCCGCAACCTGAATGGCGCCAAGCTCCAGGATGCCAGAAGCCGCCTGGTGCAACTGGAGCGGGCTCTGGCGGCCAGCGATGGCCCGGAGTTCGGTTTCTGTCGTGAGTGCGGTGAGCCCATTCCCCTGGCCCGTCTGAGACTGTTGCCGGAAACCTGCCTGTGCGTCATTTGTGCCGCGGAGAGCTGAGGGTCGATGGGCGGGGATAGCGGTTCGGCGGCGCCAGACCCTCCTCCGGGGGAATCAACGGCCAGCCTGCGTCAGCGCCGGCTCTGGCTGCATTTCACCCTGCAAACCCCCCAGCCCTGGTCGCTTACGGTCGCTGCAGACAAACAAGACCGGGGCGGCGAGCGGAGCAATGAACGAAGTTGAAACCGACAATCCCTCGCTGGCCGACGAGTTGTTGATTGTCCGGCATTCCGGCGAGATTCCGGAAGTCGCCCTGCACGGTTCCCTTTATTATCTGACCCGGGCCGCCGATGGTCCTGGTCTCGAATTGAGGGCCCGGGAGATCCGAGCCTTGCAGGCCATGGTGGTGGAGCGCTACCGGGAAATCATCCGCCGTGATCTGGACCCGGGGAATCGTGACCTGGGGCTCTATCGGGGGGTGATGCGGGCTTCGGTCAACTGGCGCCGCCTGACCTGTTTTTGCCGGAAAGAGGGCTGGGTGCTGGAGGCTTATCGCCGGGAAGTCGCCCAGGCTCTGCTGGTTTTTTTGGCCAACGAGATCGCCGAAACCAGGACTGGCGCCCGTTCTTCGGCGATCAATTGCGGCAGCGGCGAACTGCGGGATTTTGCCCGGGAACTGGGTCTGGCGCCGGCGGATTTGCCGGCTGGCTGGCTGGGGCTCTGTCCGGCACCGGAGAGATAGCGCCCGGCGCTTCCTATTTTCTTTGCTTGGCCAGCAGGTAATTCTGGTGAAAATTGGGGTTGTCGGGCCAGAGGGTGATGGCCTTGTTGAAGAAGAAGATGGCCGACTCGTAATCCTTTTTCCGCAGGTGCATGACGCCGGCCTCGTTGTATCTCTCGGCCTCCAGCTGCCTGAGCCTGAGTTCCTCCTCCGCGGCCGTGACCGGGGTGCTGCTCACCGGCTGCCCGTCCAGGTAGAGCACGTGAAATTTGCGCCCGGCCTGGTCGGTGTACTCCCCCTCCCCTTCGGGGCTGCCCTTGACGAAGGTGCCGGAAAAAGAGGAGCCGTCGTTCCAGCGGTAGATTCCCCGGCCATCGCGGCAATCGCCTTTCAGGCAGCTCCCGGCCCAGGCCGGGCTGGCGAGCAGCAGCAAACTTAGAGAGGCGATAATTCTGGTCATGATCAGTTCCTTTCCGCTCCGACTTCCATCCCGAAAAAACCGGACCGCCTCACTCGGTCTGCGATGACGGTCAACGCTCCAATTATAGCATATTTACCGGCGCTAAAGGAAATGGAAGTTGCCACGGCTCTTCCGGGAGGGCTGGCGGGGATGGTGCCTCAGCCCTCTCCCTGGCCGGCGATCCTGGCGATCAGGCCGGTGGTGGAGAAATTTTCCACCAGGGGGATGCTGTAGACCTCTCCTCCCGCCGCCAGGACCTCCGGCGCCCCGACGATTTTGGCCACCGGCCAGTCGCCGCCCTTGACCAGCACCTCGGGCAGCAGGGCGCCGATCAGTTCCTGCGGGGTGTCCTCCTCGAAAAGCACCACGAAGTCGACGCAACCCAGGGCGGCCAGGACCCGGGCCCGGGAGTCTTCATCGTTTAAGGGGCGGCTCGGCCCCTTGAGGCGTCGCACCGAGGCGTCGCTGTTCAGCCCCACCACCAGGCAGTCGCCCAGGCGGCGCGCCGCTTCCAGATAGGTGACGTGGCCCCGGTGCAGGATGTCGAAGCAGCCGTTGGTGTAGACCAGCCGGCGGCCCAGCCGGCGGTAAACGGCGCGGCTGGCCAGCAGTTCGTCCAGGGTGACGATCTTGTCCCGATCCGGGTAGCGGTATGGTGAATGGGCGACGACGGTGAAGAGCCGGCGGCTTTTGGCGACCAGGGCCGGGTCGAGGGCGACCAGTTTCGCCTCCTCGCCAGCGCCAGCTTCCGCCAGCACCGTGCCATCCGGGGCGACGATCAACGAGTGCCCGCCGAACTCGGTGTCTCCGGTTTCGCCACAGCGGTTGCAGCCGATCACGAACATCTGGTTTTCGATGGCCCGGGCCTTGAGCAGCACCCGCCAGTGCTCCCTGCGGGCGGCGGGCCACTGGCCGCTGACCACCATGAGCTGGGCGCCCTGGGCGGCCTGGCTGCGGCTCAGGTCGGGAAAGCGCAGGTCGAAGCAGACCTGGCCGGCCACCAGTCCCAGGGAAGTGGCCACCGGCTGGGGGTTGTCGCCGGCGGTAAAATGGCGATCCTCGTCCATGGGGGCGAAGAGCTGCTGTTTTCTGATCTGGCCCAGGACTCCCGTCGGGCCGACGATGAAGAGGGTGTTGAAGATCCGCCGGTAGCCCTCAGGGTCGTCGCCGTGTTCCGGCAATGAGCCGGCCAGGAGGATATTGTAGCGGTCCGCCTCCGCCTGCAGGGCGCCCAAGAGCTCCGGGGTCCGGCTGCAGTGCTGCGCCATGTTCGGGTAGTCGAAGCCGGCTCCCCACAACTCGGGCAGGACGAGCAGGCCCGGCCCGGCCGGGTTTAAGGCGGCCAGCCCCCGGCGCAGGGCGCTCAGGTTGGCCTCGAGGTCGCCCAGTTGCACGTCGAACTGGAGAAAGCCACCCCGGCAGGGGCTGAGTTCTCCGGTGTAGATCGCTTCGATGGTCATCTTGCCCTCTTCGGGTTCGGGTTGTGCGGCGGACACCCCAGCATACCCTGAATTTTCCCGGCCATCAAATCAAAGCAACCAGCGCTGCCCCGCGCCTTGCCCCCTTTCCTTCTTTTCGATATCCTGCATTTATGTTAAATAAACCGGTTCATGTCCCTGTCATCCATGGAGCGCAACGATAAATGAGCCACGAAATCCATTTTTTGCCCGATAACGTCAAGGTCCAGGTCGAGGATGGTGAAAACCTCCTGGCCGCGGCGGCCAACGCCGGGGTTTACATCCACGCCTACTGCGGCGGCGACGGGGTCTGCGGCAAGTGCAAGGTGAAAATCGACCAGGGCGAGGCTTCGATTATCGGGCCGCCCGCCGACAAGAAGGGTTTTCACCTGGCCTGTCAGGCCAGAATCGGCGGCGACATCACCGTCACCATCCCCGAGGTGGTCAGCAAGGACGGCCGGGCCTTAAAGCGCAAACCCAAGACCACCCACGCCATTTCGGCCCGCTCCATGGCCGACCTGGTCGGCGAGTGGCAGCTCGACCCGCCGGTGGAAAAACGCTTCCTGAAACTGGATCCGCCTTCCATTGATGACAACGTTCCCGACCTGCAGCGCCTCCTGCGGGCCATTCGCAAGGGCTGCTATGACTGCGTCGAGCCGACCTACGATCATCCCCAGTTGCTGCAGGAACTGCCCTTCAGCCTGCGCGAAAAGAACTGGGAGGTGACGGTCATCCTCCTGAAAGGCAAAAGGGCCGAGGAGCCGGACCGGATCATCGCCGTGGAGCCCGGCAACACCACCCACCGGCTTTACGGCCTGGCCGTCGATATCGGCACCACCACGGTCTGCGGCCTGCTGATCGATTTGAACTCCGGCCAGGTGCTGGCCGACTCCACCTCTTACAACGAGCAGATCCGCTTCGGCGAGGATGTCATCTCGCGGATCATCTACTCGCAGCGGCCCGGCGGCCTTAAGGACCTGCAGGACCAGGTGGTGCGGACCATCAACAAGGTGATCGAGGCGGTCTGCCAGAAGGTGATCATCAGCCCCAGCGACATCAGCTACATCATGGCCGCCGGCAATACCGTGATGAGTCAGATGCTGCTGGGCATCAATCCCAAGTACCTGCGCGAGGCCCCCTATGTGCCGACCTGCAGCCAGATGCCCCTGACCCGGGCCGCCAGTATCGGGGTTTACGCCCACCCTTCGGTGCGCCTCTTTCTCTACCCCTCCATCGCCAGCTACGTCGGCGGCGACATCGTTGCCGGGGTCCACGCCGCCCAGATGCACAAGAGCGAGGAGTTGACCCTGTTCATCGACATCGGCACCAACGGCGAGATCGTGGTCGGCAACCGGGACTGGATGGCCTGCGCCGCCTGTTCGGCCGGGCCGGCCTTCGAGGGCGGCGGCATCAAGCACGGCATGCGGGCCAACACCGGGGCCATCGAGAACTTTCATATCCACCCGGCCACCCTGGACCCGATGCTGGTCACCATCGATCTCTCCAAGCCCTGCGGTATCTGCGGCTCCGGCTTGATCAGCATCGTCTCCGAATTGCTGGAGGCCAAGGTCATCGACCAGCAGGGCAAGTTCAACCGGGCCCTCTCCCATCCCCGCATCCGCGAGGGCCACGACGGCTACGAGTACGTCCTGGCCTGGGGCGGTGATTCGCTGACCGGCGAGGACCTTGTCATCACCGAGGTCGACCTCGACAACCTGATCCGGGCCAAGGGCGCCATGTACGCCGGTTATTTGACCCTGCTGGAATCGGTGGGCATGACCTTTACCGATCTCGACCGGGTGATCCTGGCCGGCAACTTCGGGGCCTACATCGATCTCGAGCGGGCCATCACTATCGGGCTTTTGCCCGATATCGAGCGGGAACGCTTCTACTACCTGGGCAACGCCTCGCTGACCGGCTGCCAGATCAGCCTCTGCGACAACAAGCGGTTCCGGGAGCGGACCGAGGTCAGCAAGCTGATGACCAACATGGAGCTGGCCGAGAACCCCCAGTTCATGAACCACTACATGGCGGCGCTCTTCCTGCCCCATACCGACATGGGGCTGTTTCCCACAGTGCAGGCCAAGCTGGCCGAGTGAGGGCCGCCCGGGTGGAGTTGTTGCAGGAATAAAAAGAAAATCCCGGCCAGCAGTAAGCTGGGCAAACCGTTGAACCCGGCCCCCCGGGGCCGGTAAAATCCAGGCGCCAGAAGGACAAAGATGAACATACTGGACAAGACCTACTATTCGAACACGATTCAGGAATGGCTCCTGGCCCTGGGCATCATCGTCGTGGCGATGGTGGCGGGCAAGGCGCTCTACTGGTTCTTCACCACCGTCGCCCGGCGGCTGACAGCCAAGACCGAGTCGAAGCTCGACGACATCATCATCGACATGGTGGAAGAACCGGTGGTGGCCGCCTTCATCCTCTTTGGCATCTGGTTCGGGCTGCGGACCCTGAGCCTGCCCGAAGCGGCCAAGACTGTCACCGGAGGCGTACTCCAGTTCCTGGTCATTCTGATGGTGGGCTGGATGGTGGTGCGTCTCCTCGACGCTTTTTTCCGGGAATTTCTGGCTCCCTTGTCGAAGAAGACCGAGAGCGATTTGGACGACCAGCTCCTGCCCATCGCCCGGAAAGGCTCCAAGCTGATCATCTGGTCCGTGACCGTGATCGTAGGGTTGAACAACGCCGGCTACGACGTGGGGGCGCTCATCGCCGGGCTCGGCATCGGCGGCCTGGCCCTGGCCATGGCCGCCAAGGATACCGTCTCCAATGTCTTCGGGGGCTTCACGATCTTCACCGACCGGCCCTTCAACTTGCACGACCGGGTCAAGGTTGCCGGCTACGACGGGGTGATCAAGGAGATCGGGGTCCGCAGCACCCGCCTGCAGACCCTGGAAGGCCGCACGGTGACTATTCCCAACGCCAAGTTTGCCGATTCGGCCGTGGAAAACATCAGCTGGGAGCCATCCCGCAAGGTCGTCGCCAGCCTGGGGCTCACCTACGACACCACCCCGGAGAAGATGGAAGAGGCGATGCGGATCTTGCGCGAGATCGTCGCCAAGACCCCGGGGCTCGAAGAACAGATGGTGGTTTCATTCAGCGAATTCGGGGCTTCTTCGCTGAATATCACCTTCATCTATTACATCAAGAAGGGCGAAGACATCCCCGCGGTCCAGACCACGATCAACCTGGCCGTTATGCGGGCCTTCCGGGACAGCGGCCTGGATTTCGCCTTTCCGACCCAGACCGTCTACACGATCAGCTCTGCCGCCTGAAACCCGGACTCCATATTGCATAGCTTCGGGCTCGGCATCGGCCCCGATGCCGATGGATGGCTGGATCACGCCGTGCGGATTTGGGAAAAGCCTCTGTCTTAAGGACATAAAAACAATGTCCGGGGGATCGCGTCTTTGCTTGATTCTTGCTCTGATGTTCTTGGCCCCTGAGCCATTCTGGAGGCAAAAGCGGACTCTCTTCCTTTGATGCCTATCGTCTTTGAGCCGCGCATTTGCGGTTAAAAAGTTGCCTCAAGGATCAAAAAACAGCCATTTTTCAGACTGCAAAGCAATGATGTCAGGCAGTTGGCTTGGGGGCAAGAAAAAGTGGGACCACGGTCAACGATAGACGGATTTGCGGTGCGCCACGCGCACGATGAGGATGAGAAGTTGTTGTTCGATCAGTTCATAGACTACCCGATGGTCGCCAACCCGGATGCGGCGCAGGCCGGAGAGATCACCTTTCAGGGATTTGCCTGCCAGCGGGTTGTCGGGCAGCGCCTCGATGGCTTCAATGAGGCGCAGACGTTGAGGCTTGTCGATTCGCCGCAGCTCTTTGAAGGCACTTTCCTTAATCTGCAGCGAGTAATTCACGTTTAGCCTGCTCCCAATCCAGGCTGCAGTCGGCAGGGTCACGCAGCCGATCGATGGCGGTATTCAGATCGTCAAAGTCTTCCAGATACGTTTCGATGGCCTTGCGGACGATGTCGGCCCGGGAGCGATGCAAAACCCGCGCGGCACGATCTATCTCTTTGACCATCTCTTCCGAGAGTCGGGCGGTAATTTGGCTCATGGAGTCACCTTGTAGTCAATTAATGTCGTTGACATTAACTTAATTCGCCTGGCTTACTTATGCAAGCTGTAACGTGCCGGTTACGTTTGACCTCCTCCACGAGGGATCTTCCCAGACCGAATTGACCGGTAAATTCTCGGGTGACCCGGCAAAATCACCCTCCCGCCACATCCCGGTTGACAACCAGCTGTATTACCGCTAGTTTTAGCGCTTATTTTCAGCGCTCCCGGCACCACCCGCTAAACCGATTCCCAGGAATCTGAAATATCAATTGATTGCAAAGGAGAGAAAAATGTCTTCGAATCTCGTACTCGGCATCGCCGAAAGCATCAACATCATGGGTACCCGCAGCGGTACCGCCATGAAGGCCCGCGAAAAAGGCCCGATCCAGGAGATGGCCAAGGAAGAGACCGCCGCCGGCGCCGCCTGGCTCGACCTCAACGTCGGCCCGGCCCGCAAGGACGGCACCGAGCTGCTGCCCTGGGTGGTGCAGACCATCGAGGAGGTCACCCCCCTGCCGCTCTGCCTCG
This genomic window from Pseudomonadota bacterium contains:
- a CDS encoding TraR/DksA C4-type zinc finger protein produces the protein MNQADRRALQELLAAEKVRVQENIISLRASSGPVAPDDAIGRLSRLDALSARNLNGAKLQDARSRLVQLERALAASDGPEFGFCRECGEPIPLARLRLLPETCLCVICAAES
- a CDS encoding mechanosensitive ion channel family protein produces the protein MNILDKTYYSNTIQEWLLALGIIVVAMVAGKALYWFFTTVARRLTAKTESKLDDIIIDMVEEPVVAAFILFGIWFGLRTLSLPEAAKTVTGGVLQFLVILMVGWMVVRLLDAFFREFLAPLSKKTESDLDDQLLPIARKGSKLIIWSVTVIVGLNNAGYDVGALIAGLGIGGLALAMAAKDTVSNVFGGFTIFTDRPFNLHDRVKVAGYDGVIKEIGVRSTRLQTLEGRTVTIPNAKFADSAVENISWEPSRKVVASLGLTYDTTPEKMEEAMRILREIVAKTPGLEEQMVVSFSEFGASSLNITFIYYIKKGEDIPAVQTTINLAVMRAFRDSGLDFAFPTQTVYTISSAA
- a CDS encoding type II toxin-antitoxin system RelE/ParE family toxin, coding for MNYSLQIKESAFKELRRIDKPQRLRLIEAIEALPDNPLAGKSLKGDLSGLRRIRVGDHRVVYELIEQQLLILIVRVAHRKSVYR
- the rfaE2 gene encoding D-glycero-beta-D-manno-heptose 1-phosphate adenylyltransferase — its product is MTIEAIYTGELSPCRGGFLQFDVQLGDLEANLSALRRGLAALNPAGPGLLVLPELWGAGFDYPNMAQHCSRTPELLGALQAEADRYNILLAGSLPEHGDDPEGYRRIFNTLFIVGPTGVLGQIRKQQLFAPMDEDRHFTAGDNPQPVATSLGLVAGQVCFDLRFPDLSRSQAAQGAQLMVVSGQWPAARREHWRVLLKARAIENQMFVIGCNRCGETGDTEFGGHSLIVAPDGTVLAEAGAGEEAKLVALDPALVAKSRRLFTVVAHSPYRYPDRDKIVTLDELLASRAVYRRLGRRLVYTNGCFDILHRGHVTYLEAARRLGDCLVVGLNSDASVRRLKGPSRPLNDEDSRARVLAALGCVDFVVLFEEDTPQELIGALLPEVLVKGGDWPVAKIVGAPEVLAAGGEVYSIPLVENFSTTGLIARIAGQGEG
- a CDS encoding ribbon-helix-helix domain-containing protein; its protein translation is MSQITARLSEEMVKEIDRAARVLHRSRADIVRKAIETYLEDFDDLNTAIDRLRDPADCSLDWEQAKRELLAAD
- a CDS encoding DUF4445 domain-containing protein gives rise to the protein MSHEIHFLPDNVKVQVEDGENLLAAAANAGVYIHAYCGGDGVCGKCKVKIDQGEASIIGPPADKKGFHLACQARIGGDITVTIPEVVSKDGRALKRKPKTTHAISARSMADLVGEWQLDPPVEKRFLKLDPPSIDDNVPDLQRLLRAIRKGCYDCVEPTYDHPQLLQELPFSLREKNWEVTVILLKGKRAEEPDRIIAVEPGNTTHRLYGLAVDIGTTTVCGLLIDLNSGQVLADSTSYNEQIRFGEDVISRIIYSQRPGGLKDLQDQVVRTINKVIEAVCQKVIISPSDISYIMAAGNTVMSQMLLGINPKYLREAPYVPTCSQMPLTRAASIGVYAHPSVRLFLYPSIASYVGGDIVAGVHAAQMHKSEELTLFIDIGTNGEIVVGNRDWMACAACSAGPAFEGGGIKHGMRANTGAIENFHIHPATLDPMLVTIDLSKPCGICGSGLISIVSELLEAKVIDQQGKFNRALSHPRIREGHDGYEYVLAWGGDSLTGEDLVITEVDLDNLIRAKGAMYAGYLTLLESVGMTFTDLDRVILAGNFGAYIDLERAITIGLLPDIERERFYYLGNASLTGCQISLCDNKRFRERTEVSKLMTNMELAENPQFMNHYMAALFLPHTDMGLFPTVQAKLAE